The genomic interval CAGGGCACCGAGCTGCGCAGGCTCAAGGCGCACACCGAAGCGTCGGAGAAATACTGGGAGCGGAAAGCGCGCCGCAGCAGTCCCACGGGTCTCGGTTCGATCACCAGTGCGACCGACGCGAAGATGCCGATGTACGGCATCGCCAGCCTGGAAACGCGGATGGGCGACGCCCACAACATGGGCGGCATGCAGAAGAAGCTGGTGTTCCGTCTCGGCCGGCTCGTGCTCCACGAGCGAAATGACGGGCGCGAACCCTACGACGGCGAGTTCTGGGGATGGTCGCCCGCCGAACTGAACCGCGTCGCCTACGTCGACGGCGAGGGAGATCTGTGGATCGCACGCGCCGACGGCCGCGACCCGCGCCGCATCCTCAAAGGAGACTTCACGCTGCCGGCCTGGTCCGACGACGGCAAGGCGATCGCCGTCGCCGAACGAAAGGATGGCGGCCGCCGATGGGACATCAGCGTGATCCTGCTGCCGGAGGCACTCCGATCAGTTCGATAGATCCGATTGCGAGATTTCCAAATTTCCAAATTCCCAGATTTCCAAATCCTATGTCTGATTCCCCAAAGAGCGCGATCGAGCTGGCGATGGAACGGCTTCGCAAGAAAGACGCAGAAGCCGGTGTCGTGGAGCAGAAGCTCACTGACGCGCAGAAGGCGGCCATCGCGGAAGCGCGATCCGTCTACGAGGCACGGGTGGCCGAGCGTCAGATCCTGCACCGTCAGACACAGTTGACCACCATCGACCCGCAGGAGGCCGCGCGGCTCGACGAGGAATACCGCCGCGATCTCGATCGCTTCGCCACCGACCGCGACGCGAAGATTCGCCGGATCCGGCAGGAGACGGAGACCGAATGAGAGCGGCGCTGCTCGCGCTCGCCGTCCTCCTCGCCGTACCGCCGCAGGACGATGCGCTGACGCGCATCCGGCGGGAGGGACTCGAGCGATCGAAGGTCTTCGAGCTGTTCTCGACCCTGACCGATCAATTCGGCCCGCGGCTCGCCGGAACGCCCGCCTACAAGCAGTCCGCGGAGTGGGCGCGCGATCGCCTGCGCGAGTTCGGACTCGCCGGCGCGGCGCTGGAACCCTGGCCGTTCGGACGCGGCTGGGTGCTCGATCGGCTGGTCGTCGAGATGGTCGAGCCGCGCTACATGCCGCTCATCGGCTACGCCGAGGCCTGGTCGGCGCCGACGCGCGGCGCGATCGTCGCCACGCCCGTGTTCCTCGGATCGCGCACCGCCGCCGAGATCGCGGCGATGAAGGACCGTTTGAAAGGGGCGATCGTCATGGTGGCCCCGCAGACGCAGTTCACGAGGGAGGACCGGCCGCAGCCGAGCCTCGCCGACGGTCCGGTCCGGATCGGCCAGCCGCCATGGGTCACGCCGCGGCCGAGCCAGGCCGACGCTCGCGCCATCACACAGACCGTCCGTGACGCCGGCGCCGCGGTGCAGATCAGGACGAGCGAGGGAGAGCACGGCACCGTGTTCGTGCTCGGGCGCGATCAGGGAGAGAACGCGCTCCCCTCCGTGGTCCTCGCCGGCGAGCACTACAACATGATCGCCCGGATGCTCGCGCGCGGCATTCCCGTCAAGCTGCGGGTCGACGTGCAGGCGCGCTTCCTGACCGACGATCCCAACAGCTACAACGTCGTCGGCGACATCGCCGGCGCCGATCCGCAGCTGAAATCAGAAGTCGTGATGATCGGCGCACACCTCGACTCGTGGCACACCGGCACCGGTGCGACGGACAACGCCGACGGCGCCGCGGTGGTCCTGGAGGCAGCGCGCATGCTGAAAGCGATCGGCCTGCCGGCGAAGCGAACGATTCGGGCGGCGTTGTGGGGAGGCGAGGAGGAAGGGCTCCTGGGATCGAAGGCATACGTGGCGGCCCACTACGCCGGCGATGCCAACAAGGAGGCGCGCGACAAGCTGTTCGCCTATCTGAACCTGGATCCGGCGAGCGGCCCGATCTACGGCTGGTACATGGAGAAGAGCGCCCCCGCGAAGACGCTGTTCGATGCCTGGCTGGAACCGCTGAAGGATCTGGGCGTCCGCAAGAACGTCATCGAAGGGATCGGCAACACCGACCATCTCAGCTTCCGCGCCGCCGGCATCCCCGGGTTCAACCCGATCCAGGAATACAAGGACTACGACGTC from Vicinamibacterales bacterium carries:
- a CDS encoding M20/M25/M40 family metallo-hydrolase; this encodes MRAALLALAVLLAVPPQDDALTRIRREGLERSKVFELFSTLTDQFGPRLAGTPAYKQSAEWARDRLREFGLAGAALEPWPFGRGWVLDRLVVEMVEPRYMPLIGYAEAWSAPTRGAIVATPVFLGSRTAAEIAAMKDRLKGAIVMVAPQTQFTREDRPQPSLADGPVRIGQPPWVTPRPSQADARAITQTVRDAGAAVQIRTSEGEHGTVFVLGRDQGENALPSVVLAGEHYNMIARMLARGIPVKLRVDVQARFLTDDPNSYNVVGDIAGADPQLKSEVVMIGAHLDSWHTGTGATDNADGAAVVLEAARMLKAIGLPAKRTIRAALWGGEEEGLLGSKAYVAAHYAGDANKEARDKLFAYLNLDPASGPIYGWYMEKSAPAKTLFDAWLEPLKDLGVRKNVIEGIGNTDHLSFRAAGIPGFNPIQEYKDYDVRTHHTNVDLYERVREQDLKQNAVVLAWFAWQAANAAERIPRP